One window from the genome of Cricetulus griseus strain 17A/GY chromosome 2, alternate assembly CriGri-PICRH-1.0, whole genome shotgun sequence encodes:
- the Plag1 gene encoding zinc finger protein PLAG1 isoform X1, giving the protein MATVIPGDLSEVRDTQKAPSGKRKRGETKPRKNFPCQLCDKAFNSVEKLKVHSYSHTGERPYKCTQQDCTKAFVSKYKLQRHMATHSPEKTHKCNYCEKMFHRKDHLKNHLHTHDPNKETFKCEECGKSYNTKLGFKRHLALHAATSGDLTCKVCLQTFESTGVLLEHLKSHAGKSSGGVKEKKHQCEHCERRFYTRKDVRRHMVVHTGRKDFLCQYCAQRFGRKDHLTRHMKKSHNQELLKVKTEPVDFLDPFTCNMSVPIKDELLPVMSLPSSELLSKPFTNTLQLNLYNTPFQSMQSSGSAHQMITTLPLGMTCPIDMDAVHPSHHLAFKCPFSSTSYAISIPEKEQPLKGEIESYLMELQGGAPSSSQDSQASSSKLGLDPQSGSLDDGAGDLSLSKSSISISDPLNTPALDFSQLFNFIPLNGPPYNPLSVGSLGMSYSQDEAHSSVSQLPTQAQDLQDPANTVGLGSLHSLSAAFTSSLSTSTTLPRFHQAFQ; this is encoded by the exons ATGGCCACTGTCATTCCTGGTGATTTGTCAGAAGTAAGAGATACCCAGAAAGCCCCTTCAGGGAAACGTAAGCGTGGTGaaaccaaaccaagaaaaaacTTCCCTTGCCAACTGTGTGACAAGGCCTTTAACAGTGTTGAGAAATTAAAGGTTCACTCCTACTCTCACACAGGAGAGAGGCCCTACAAGTGCACACAACAAGACTGCACCAAGGCCTTTGTTTCTAAGTACAAATTACAAAG GCACATGGCTACTCACTCTCCTGAGAAAACCCACAAGTGTAATTATTGTGAGAAAATGTTTCACCGGAAAGACCATTTGAAGAATCACCTGCATACACACGACCCCAACAAAGAGACCTTTAAATGCGAAGAGTGTGGCAAGAGCTACAACACCAAGCTTGGCTTTAAGCGACATTTGGCCTTGCATGCTGCAACCAGTGGTGACCTCACCTGCAAGGTGTGTTTGCAGACTTTTGAAAGCACAGGTGTGCTCCTGGAGCACCTGAAATCTCATGCAGGCAAGTCATCCGGGGGCGTGAAGGAGAAAAAGCACCAGTGTGAGCACTGCGAGCGCAGGTTCTACACCCGGAAGGATGTCCGGAGacacatggtggtgcacacaggAAGAAAGGACTTCCTCTGTCAGTACTGTGCACAGAGATTTGGGAGAAAGGATCACCTCACTCGACATATGAAGAAGAGTCACAATCAAGAGCTTCTGAAGGTTAAAACTGAACCAGTAGATTTCCTGGACCCATTTACCTGTAACATGTCTGTGCCTATAAAGGATGAACTCCTGCCGGTGATGTCCTTACCTTCCAGTGAACTCTTGTCAAAGCCATTCACAAACACGTTACAGTTAAACCTCTACAACACTCCATTTCAGTCCATGCAGAGCTCTGGGTCTGCTCACCAAATGATCACAACTTTACCTTTGGGAATGACATGCCCCATAGATATGGATGCTGTCCACCCCTCTCACCATCTTGCTTTCAAATGCCCATTCAGTTCTACCTCATATGCAATCTCTATTCCTGAAAAAGAACAGCCATTAAAGGGGGAAATTGAGAGTTATCTGATGGAATTACAAGGTGGTGCACCCTCTTCATCCCAGGATTCTCAAGCATCATCATCTAAGTTAGGGTTAGATCCTCAGAGTGGGTCCCTAGATGATGGTGCAGGTGACCTCTCCCTGTCAAAGAGCTCTATTTCTATCAGTGACCCCCTCAACACACCAGCATTGGATTTTTCTCAGTTGTTCAATTTCATACCATTAAATGGTCCTCCTTATAATCCCCTTTCAGTGGGGAGCCTTGGGATGAGCTATTCCCAAGATGAAGCACATTCTTCTGTTTCTCAGCTGCCCACACAAGCACAGGATCTCCAGGATCCTGCGAACACTGTGGGTCTTGGTTCTCTGCACTCGCTCTCAGCAGCTTTCACCAGCAGCCTAAGCACAAGCACCACCCTGCCCCGTTTCCACCAGGCATTTCAGTAG
- the Plag1 gene encoding zinc finger protein PLAG1 isoform X2 — protein sequence MATHSPEKTHKCNYCEKMFHRKDHLKNHLHTHDPNKETFKCEECGKSYNTKLGFKRHLALHAATSGDLTCKVCLQTFESTGVLLEHLKSHAGKSSGGVKEKKHQCEHCERRFYTRKDVRRHMVVHTGRKDFLCQYCAQRFGRKDHLTRHMKKSHNQELLKVKTEPVDFLDPFTCNMSVPIKDELLPVMSLPSSELLSKPFTNTLQLNLYNTPFQSMQSSGSAHQMITTLPLGMTCPIDMDAVHPSHHLAFKCPFSSTSYAISIPEKEQPLKGEIESYLMELQGGAPSSSQDSQASSSKLGLDPQSGSLDDGAGDLSLSKSSISISDPLNTPALDFSQLFNFIPLNGPPYNPLSVGSLGMSYSQDEAHSSVSQLPTQAQDLQDPANTVGLGSLHSLSAAFTSSLSTSTTLPRFHQAFQ from the coding sequence ATGGCTACTCACTCTCCTGAGAAAACCCACAAGTGTAATTATTGTGAGAAAATGTTTCACCGGAAAGACCATTTGAAGAATCACCTGCATACACACGACCCCAACAAAGAGACCTTTAAATGCGAAGAGTGTGGCAAGAGCTACAACACCAAGCTTGGCTTTAAGCGACATTTGGCCTTGCATGCTGCAACCAGTGGTGACCTCACCTGCAAGGTGTGTTTGCAGACTTTTGAAAGCACAGGTGTGCTCCTGGAGCACCTGAAATCTCATGCAGGCAAGTCATCCGGGGGCGTGAAGGAGAAAAAGCACCAGTGTGAGCACTGCGAGCGCAGGTTCTACACCCGGAAGGATGTCCGGAGacacatggtggtgcacacaggAAGAAAGGACTTCCTCTGTCAGTACTGTGCACAGAGATTTGGGAGAAAGGATCACCTCACTCGACATATGAAGAAGAGTCACAATCAAGAGCTTCTGAAGGTTAAAACTGAACCAGTAGATTTCCTGGACCCATTTACCTGTAACATGTCTGTGCCTATAAAGGATGAACTCCTGCCGGTGATGTCCTTACCTTCCAGTGAACTCTTGTCAAAGCCATTCACAAACACGTTACAGTTAAACCTCTACAACACTCCATTTCAGTCCATGCAGAGCTCTGGGTCTGCTCACCAAATGATCACAACTTTACCTTTGGGAATGACATGCCCCATAGATATGGATGCTGTCCACCCCTCTCACCATCTTGCTTTCAAATGCCCATTCAGTTCTACCTCATATGCAATCTCTATTCCTGAAAAAGAACAGCCATTAAAGGGGGAAATTGAGAGTTATCTGATGGAATTACAAGGTGGTGCACCCTCTTCATCCCAGGATTCTCAAGCATCATCATCTAAGTTAGGGTTAGATCCTCAGAGTGGGTCCCTAGATGATGGTGCAGGTGACCTCTCCCTGTCAAAGAGCTCTATTTCTATCAGTGACCCCCTCAACACACCAGCATTGGATTTTTCTCAGTTGTTCAATTTCATACCATTAAATGGTCCTCCTTATAATCCCCTTTCAGTGGGGAGCCTTGGGATGAGCTATTCCCAAGATGAAGCACATTCTTCTGTTTCTCAGCTGCCCACACAAGCACAGGATCTCCAGGATCCTGCGAACACTGTGGGTCTTGGTTCTCTGCACTCGCTCTCAGCAGCTTTCACCAGCAGCCTAAGCACAAGCACCACCCTGCCCCGTTTCCACCAGGCATTTCAGTAG